The Candidatus Margulisiibacteriota bacterium genome includes a region encoding these proteins:
- a CDS encoding helix-turn-helix transcriptional regulator translates to MNLQQTFIGNLKRIRKAVGFSQMKLAERCNTAGSYIGAIEIGKKFPSLKMIEQLASALQIKPHLFFFNEQALTEEIPEALKEDIIQQLLQITQKIYKSNV, encoded by the coding sequence ATGAATTTACAACAAACTTTCATCGGAAACTTAAAAAGGATCCGCAAGGCTGTTGGTTTCTCGCAAATGAAGCTGGCCGAGCGTTGCAACACAGCGGGAAGTTATATCGGCGCTATCGAAATCGGCAAAAAATTTCCCTCTCTAAAAATGATCGAGCAGTTGGCCAGCGCTTTGCAGATCAAGCCGCATTTATTTTTTTTCAATGAACAGGCGCTGACCGAAGAAATACCAGAAGCTCTTAAAGAAGATATTATTCAGCAATTGCTGCAAATCACTCAAAAAATTTATAAATCAAACGTTTAA